A segment of the Rhodothermales bacterium genome:
ATTCCAGCGTAAACATAAAGAATAAAGACAGGGCGACGTCAGGCCGCCAGCAGATCGCCCACGAGCCGCGCCACGGCCCTTGAGGCGGATTCCTTAGGAGCCGCAAAAAACGCGTGGCGGAGCGATTTGCCGGCGTCCGCGATCCGCGAGTACGCCGTCGCGATGGCGTCCGGGTCGGACCCGACGAGCTGATTCCAGCCCCCCTCGAGGGTCTCTGTCCACTCGGTCTCGGCACGCAGCGTCACACACGGCACGTTCAGCCAGAAGGCCTCTTTCTGCAGACCGCCCGAGTCCGTGAACACAGCGCGGGCGTGGGACATGAGCTTGAGCATCGCCAGATAACCGAGCGGCTCGCAGAGGGTCACGTTCGCCGGCGCCGCGTGGTCGGCCAGGCGCGCCCGCGTCCGGGGATGGAGGGGCATCACGACCGGTACGTGCAGCCGGGCGAGGCCGGCGAAGATGCGCTTTAGCACTTCCGGATGGTCGGTGTTCTCCGCCCGGTGCACCGTGGCGACGACATACTCGCCCGGTCCGTGGTCCGTCAGCCTCGACAGATCCACACGTTCATCCGCCCGGCCCGCGAAATGCCGCGTCGCG
Coding sequences within it:
- the wecB gene encoding UDP-N-acetylglucosamine 2-epimerase (non-hydrolyzing) — encoded protein: MPLRRLITVVGARPQFVKAAMVSRALASAGISERLIHSGQHYDPGMSQVFFEELDVPRPDYYLEVGSGSHAAQTGRIMERLEEILRPLRSDLVVQVYGDTNTTLAAALVAAKLGHPIVHVEAGLRSFNRSMPEEINRLVTDRLSTLLCCPTENAVRHLAAEGMTEGVHLTGDVMYDATRHFAGRADERVDLSRLTDHGPGEYVVATVHRAENTDHPEVLKRIFAGLARLHVPVVMPLHPRTRARLADHAAPANVTLCEPLGYLAMLKLMSHARAVFTDSGGLQKEAFWLNVPCVTLRAETEWTETLEGGWNQLVGSDPDAIATAYSRIADAGKSLRHAFFAAPKESASRAVARLVGDLLAA